A single Pedobacter sp. PACM 27299 DNA region contains:
- a CDS encoding RagB/SusD family nutrient uptake outer membrane protein, with protein sequence MKRYITATALIALTLGSCTKLDVGVESQLTTGNFPVTPDAFLAATGTVYQKFNTGFGVDIWRMYELSSDEVIITARNGGYYDQGRYQTLHKHNWQPDHPIIQGAWEWGYAGISDCNRVLNILEKSVDGPTKTQFINEIRAMRALYYFYVMDMYGNVPITSFGTAERPKQSSRAEVFAYIEKELLEVSEGLSAPATVTTQFYGRPTKWMAYALLQKLYINALQYIGKPKYEESITYGNKIINGTSMALVSDYNSLFSPTNGANTETIFAAIYDANYSPGNAMTRFTLHSALRAKYNLPFSPSNAQCTLKEFYDTFNLAGDVRNATWLAGKQLLENGTTPILNGSVQLNFTPEIVLTNNETMDVGPELNGISRGVRSIKFYPDPNTNSSTRFQNNDMPIFRLADVYLLKAEALLRTGGAPDEALKLVNKVRVRAKAAELSTVTLEEILEERGRELAWEGWRRNDLIRFGKYQGKWGFKAGNEGAFRDIFPIPATELVLNKNLTQNTGY encoded by the coding sequence ATGAAACGATATATAACAGCGACAGCCCTGATCGCATTAACCTTAGGAAGCTGTACGAAACTTGACGTTGGCGTTGAGTCTCAATTGACAACCGGAAATTTTCCGGTTACCCCAGATGCATTTTTAGCGGCAACAGGTACGGTATATCAGAAATTCAATACCGGTTTCGGCGTGGATATCTGGAGGATGTACGAATTGAGTAGTGATGAGGTAATTATCACTGCAAGAAATGGGGGATATTATGATCAGGGAAGGTATCAAACCCTGCACAAACACAACTGGCAACCAGATCATCCAATTATTCAAGGGGCATGGGAATGGGGTTATGCCGGGATCAGCGATTGCAACAGGGTGCTGAATATCCTGGAGAAATCTGTGGATGGCCCAACCAAAACGCAGTTTATAAACGAGATCCGTGCTATGCGGGCCCTCTATTATTTTTATGTGATGGATATGTACGGCAATGTTCCTATTACGAGTTTCGGTACTGCAGAACGTCCTAAACAGTCTAGCAGAGCAGAGGTGTTTGCTTACATTGAGAAAGAATTGCTGGAGGTTTCGGAGGGTTTATCTGCTCCAGCGACAGTGACTACCCAGTTTTATGGTCGCCCTACAAAATGGATGGCCTATGCATTGCTTCAGAAACTGTATATCAATGCCCTGCAGTATATTGGAAAGCCTAAATATGAAGAATCCATCACCTACGGCAATAAGATCATCAACGGGACATCAATGGCACTGGTAAGTGATTACAACAGTCTTTTCTCGCCAACAAATGGGGCCAATACAGAAACTATTTTTGCCGCGATATATGATGCGAATTATTCGCCAGGAAATGCCATGACTCGTTTTACGCTGCACAGCGCATTAAGGGCGAAATATAACCTGCCTTTTAGTCCGAGTAATGCACAGTGTACCTTAAAGGAGTTTTACGATACTTTTAACCTGGCTGGAGATGTCCGCAACGCAACCTGGCTTGCCGGTAAACAGCTTCTTGAAAATGGAACTACACCCATTCTGAACGGTTCTGTACAGCTCAACTTCACACCAGAAATCGTATTGACCAATAATGAGACGATGGATGTGGGCCCAGAGCTGAATGGCATATCAAGAGGGGTGCGCTCGATCAAGTTTTATCCGGATCCCAATACAAACAGCAGTACCCGTTTTCAAAATAATGACATGCCAATTTTCAGACTTGCTGACGTCTATCTTTTGAAAGCGGAAGCATTGCTGAGGACAGGTGGAGCCCCAGATGAAGCCCTTAAATTGGTAAATAAAGTGAGGGTTCGCGCAAAAGCTGCGGAGCTGAGCACGGTTACACTGGAGGAGATTCTGGAAGAAAGAGGACGCGAGCTGGCCTGGGAAGGATGGCGTCGTAACGATTTGATCCGCTTTGGGAAATACCAGGGGAAATGGGGATTTAAAGCCGGTAATGAAGGCGCATTCCGGGACATCTTTCCGATTCCGGCCACGGAGCTCGTACTCAATAAAAATTTAACACAAAACACTGGTTATTAA
- a CDS encoding M13 family metallopeptidase, with protein MKYNNNYHKIGLGVMTFLLVFNNSDLNAQSSSKPLFGNWGVQTQFISSKVLPGDDFYRFVNEGWLSTNTISPGSSGLSNYSEVKKIVSERIADLMIKEADEQRSSGPLKQVSALYQGYLDTAQIERMGIQSMEQEVKGILSIKNHEGVAKLMADPKSFSIISIRTEPDINNRSRFLVTLSESGIGLPAPAYYQKEDGPYPGYRKAYKEYITQVFNLVGITDAEQRANDIIDIETKLASLQWTPAQLRDSKINAHKMPTGELASYAPGFPWKVFLEERKVANVKEVVLQADLAIIAKASLFAATPVEVWTSYLAFHWIVNHSTLLPSKFRKSQFDFYSTTLNGISKDISRPQKAVLYVNNRVGQLVGKLYVEKYFPNEYLQHIQELVRYVRSAFKSRLERLNWLDESSRTEAIAKLNAVTVRIGYPDHWRDYSTTRFNEEDPIGNERLIAKINWDYERSMLEKVYTSKEWYQVPQTVDATSSKLYNSIEFPAGILQPPFFDPYADAAVNFGAIGAIIGHELGHCFDDEGSKFDGNGKIRDWWTANTRSSFQARTTQLIEQYNSFSPLDGLHVNGKQTLGENIGDLTGATVAYDAYQLYLKDHKGAATVLDGYTGDQRFFLSLAQISRTMYTPEAYRITLGEYHAPAEYRVNGVVRNIDAWYKAFDIDPKNKLFLPPNERVRIW; from the coding sequence ATGAAATACAACAATAATTATCATAAAATTGGCCTTGGAGTAATGACCTTTTTATTGGTCTTTAACAATAGCGACCTCAACGCCCAATCCAGCAGCAAACCCTTATTCGGCAATTGGGGCGTACAAACACAGTTTATAAGTAGTAAAGTGCTGCCTGGAGATGATTTTTACAGATTTGTCAATGAAGGCTGGCTGTCAACTAATACCATCTCTCCAGGATCTTCTGGACTGAGTAATTATAGCGAGGTCAAAAAAATAGTGAGCGAAAGAATAGCGGATTTGATGATTAAGGAAGCCGATGAACAGCGTTCTTCTGGACCGCTTAAGCAAGTAAGTGCCCTTTACCAGGGTTATCTTGATACAGCTCAAATCGAGCGTATGGGGATTCAATCTATGGAGCAGGAAGTAAAAGGCATACTTTCCATTAAAAATCATGAAGGTGTTGCGAAGTTAATGGCAGATCCAAAATCCTTCTCTATTATCAGTATTCGTACTGAACCTGACATCAACAACAGAAGTAGATTCCTGGTAACTTTAAGTGAAAGTGGTATTGGTTTGCCTGCACCGGCTTATTATCAAAAGGAAGATGGCCCATATCCTGGCTATCGCAAGGCTTATAAGGAATACATCACGCAGGTATTTAATCTTGTTGGCATTACCGATGCAGAGCAGCGTGCAAATGATATTATTGATATAGAAACAAAGCTGGCTTCCCTACAATGGACACCTGCACAATTGCGCGACAGCAAGATCAACGCTCACAAGATGCCAACCGGGGAGCTAGCTTCCTACGCTCCAGGATTTCCATGGAAAGTATTCCTTGAAGAAAGAAAGGTAGCAAACGTGAAGGAAGTTGTATTACAAGCAGATCTCGCTATCATAGCAAAAGCTTCGCTATTTGCTGCTACTCCCGTAGAAGTCTGGACATCTTATCTTGCATTTCACTGGATAGTCAACCACTCCACCCTATTGCCATCAAAGTTCCGAAAAAGTCAATTTGATTTTTATTCGACTACGCTCAACGGGATATCAAAGGATATCTCCAGACCACAAAAAGCAGTGCTGTATGTCAACAATCGAGTAGGTCAGCTTGTGGGAAAACTATATGTAGAAAAGTATTTTCCAAATGAATATCTACAACATATACAAGAGCTGGTAAGATACGTTCGCAGCGCCTTTAAATCAAGGTTAGAGAGATTAAACTGGCTTGATGAAAGCAGCAGAACTGAGGCAATCGCCAAGCTTAATGCGGTTACGGTAAGAATTGGATATCCAGATCATTGGCGCGATTACTCGACCACTCGTTTTAACGAAGAAGATCCGATTGGCAATGAACGTCTCATCGCAAAGATAAATTGGGACTATGAACGCTCAATGCTTGAAAAAGTTTATACCAGTAAAGAATGGTATCAGGTTCCACAGACAGTGGACGCAACCAGCAGCAAACTCTACAACTCAATCGAGTTTCCAGCAGGCATATTGCAGCCTCCATTTTTTGACCCTTATGCCGATGCCGCAGTCAACTTTGGGGCTATCGGTGCAATTATAGGGCATGAACTTGGTCACTGCTTTGACGATGAAGGTTCAAAGTTTGATGGCAATGGCAAGATACGCGACTGGTGGACGGCAAATACACGATCGTCTTTTCAAGCACGTACCACCCAACTGATTGAGCAGTACAATTCCTTTTCTCCATTGGATGGGCTTCATGTGAATGGCAAGCAGACACTCGGAGAGAATATTGGCGATTTGACAGGTGCAACTGTAGCCTACGATGCCTATCAGCTCTATCTCAAAGACCATAAGGGAGCTGCTACTGTTCTGGATGGTTATACCGGCGATCAGCGGTTTTTCCTTTCACTGGCACAGATTAGCCGGACAATGTATACACCAGAAGCATACCGCATCACACTTGGAGAATATCATGCGCCCGCAGAGTATCGCGTAAATGGTGTGGTGAGGAATATTGACGCATGGTACAAGGCCTTTGACATTGATCCAAAAAACAAGCTCTTCTTACCTCCAAATGAACGCGTAAGAATATGGTAG
- a CDS encoding PorP/SprF family type IX secretion system membrane protein, with translation MKIIHKTCLLITFIAAVNTAKAQLNPLSSQYYTNQYVINPAFAGYQEGIKINGSYRKLWDNVPGAPVTQNLTVDYGFKKVGLGITVSHESAGLERQVRAVGSYAYHLKLNENSDALHFGISLGILNQRLENADIYGNPNDPLVGQYNNRKSYLDGDFGVAYTSNGLNIQAAIPNLKSFLKKETIKLADVATFYSAISYKFPISKGPEGFDAEPKVAYRGVKGYKNIWDAGVQVGMINQQLFALAMYHSSESATFGIGMDFRNKYLISGSYTTQTSALSAYTNGSFELNLRLSLGR, from the coding sequence ATGAAAATCATACACAAAACATGCTTACTGATTACTTTTATAGCAGCAGTAAATACAGCAAAAGCCCAGCTAAATCCTTTGTCTTCCCAGTACTATACCAACCAGTATGTAATTAATCCGGCGTTTGCTGGTTATCAGGAAGGAATAAAAATCAATGGCTCCTACCGTAAACTTTGGGATAATGTTCCCGGTGCACCTGTTACCCAAAACCTGACGGTAGACTACGGTTTCAAAAAAGTCGGTCTTGGAATCACGGTCAGCCATGAAAGTGCCGGTCTCGAAAGACAGGTCAGGGCTGTAGGTTCGTATGCATATCACCTGAAATTAAATGAAAATTCAGATGCGTTACACTTCGGTATCTCGTTGGGTATTTTAAACCAACGGCTTGAAAACGCAGATATTTATGGTAACCCGAATGATCCCCTTGTTGGTCAGTACAATAATCGAAAAAGCTATTTAGACGGGGATTTCGGAGTTGCATATACCAGTAACGGATTGAATATCCAGGCGGCAATCCCTAACTTGAAAAGCTTTCTGAAAAAAGAAACGATTAAACTAGCGGATGTGGCTACTTTCTATTCCGCGATCAGTTACAAATTCCCGATCAGTAAGGGCCCGGAAGGATTTGACGCGGAACCTAAAGTGGCGTATCGTGGCGTCAAAGGATATAAGAACATCTGGGATGCGGGCGTGCAGGTCGGAATGATCAATCAGCAGTTATTCGCACTAGCGATGTACCACAGCTCCGAAAGTGCCACCTTCGGCATTGGTATGGATTTTAGAAATAAATACCTGATCAGTGGGTCGTATACTACGCAAACCTCAGCACTTAGTGCTTACACTAATGGGAGTTTTGAACTGAACCTAAGGCTTAGCCTGGGGCGTTAA
- a CDS encoding SusC/RagA family TonB-linked outer membrane protein, with the protein MMSTTRFRMLKPMICLGIIGWASPVFAQELPVKGIVLDVSGQGIPGVTIKAENEKTRHSIVTTSSGTGLFSFAKIAPGGPYRFIFSSMGYKTDTLSGYTIVPGQQVALSIKLNEQSNDLQEVVIGYGKSKRNELTGAVTSIKPEDFNSGVVSSPGQLLQGKVAGLNITRSGNPSDKPAVILRGPSSFREGAQEPFYVIDGVPGASIDLVAPDDIISMEVLKDASSTAIYGSRAANGVIMINTKNSGKGLGKLSYNAYAAVEGISNTIKMASGEELRTYLKDNGKTLDKVSDDGSNTDWLKEVTRTGFSQNHNLNFNGGSENSSYGASLNYFDNEGIIKKSGMERFIARANMEQRLLNNRLKLNLNLTNSNTTNDRIASQVYNNMFTYLPTVGVRKADGSFSEDPSRTTGTGGYYNPVALLENNTYQGKTNLYLINGAVKANILDGLDFNAMVSMQNEQISENLYNNRYSMLKQGFNGYAERSSVKNTQKVFEGYFNYDHQFGDHGLKLLAGYSWQENRNGDGFQTSGQNFVSDDLLWNNLGLGNGNGSTVVNYGNTYISTLRLISFYGRAIYDYKGKYVLQATVRRDGSSAFGINNRWGMFPSVSGAWNIDRETFMENVSFVNSLKLRAGYGVSGNSIGFDAYTARLVYGSQNYFYSNGKWLTAIGPTQNDNPNLKWERTATLNIGLDFALFKNKLSGSIDVYNKKTTDLIAPYSVSTTQHPFNVLTANVGAMTNKGIEFTLNTSPVKTRDFSWNTAVNFSHNKNEITSISNDLFQINEFYTANVGGRGQSGALGYQIIKEGLPLGSFYTLRYAGKDADGKSMFYDKNGNASTANTGFENFTVTGSAQPKLLYGWNNSFKYNQFDFNFFIRGVYGNQILNATLADMNAPIYAFQTNIAKSTLTESIKDDKAQFVSDRYLESGSYLRLDNATLGYTFKLKGIRSLRVYASGNNLFIITKYKGVDPEISMAGQTPGIDYRNFYPKTRSAIFGLNFNL; encoded by the coding sequence ATGATGTCTACAACAAGATTCAGAATGCTGAAACCCATGATATGCCTTGGCATCATCGGTTGGGCAAGTCCAGTTTTTGCCCAGGAACTCCCTGTAAAAGGGATCGTTTTGGATGTCTCCGGACAGGGGATTCCAGGCGTCACCATAAAGGCAGAAAACGAAAAAACACGCCATTCGATAGTCACCACATCTTCAGGGACAGGCTTATTTAGCTTTGCAAAGATTGCTCCCGGTGGTCCCTATCGTTTTATTTTCAGTTCAATGGGGTATAAGACGGACACCTTGTCGGGCTATACTATCGTTCCAGGCCAGCAGGTGGCACTCAGCATCAAACTCAATGAACAATCCAATGACCTGCAGGAAGTCGTGATTGGCTACGGAAAGAGTAAAAGGAATGAGCTCACCGGAGCTGTAACCTCAATAAAACCAGAAGATTTTAACAGCGGTGTAGTCAGTTCTCCAGGTCAGTTGCTGCAGGGAAAAGTGGCAGGTCTGAACATCACCAGATCCGGAAATCCTAGTGATAAGCCTGCAGTGATTTTGCGTGGCCCATCAAGTTTTAGAGAAGGTGCACAAGAGCCTTTTTATGTGATTGACGGCGTCCCTGGTGCTTCTATTGATTTAGTAGCACCTGATGATATCATCAGCATGGAGGTGCTGAAAGATGCTTCCTCGACGGCTATCTATGGTTCCAGGGCTGCGAATGGGGTCATTATGATCAACACCAAAAACTCCGGAAAAGGCTTGGGTAAACTTTCTTACAATGCCTATGCAGCTGTGGAGGGGATCTCAAACACCATAAAAATGGCGAGCGGCGAAGAATTGAGAACATACCTGAAGGATAATGGAAAAACTTTAGATAAAGTGAGTGACGATGGCAGTAATACCGATTGGTTGAAAGAGGTCACCAGAACCGGTTTCTCTCAGAACCATAACCTTAACTTTAATGGGGGGTCGGAAAACTCTTCTTATGGAGCAAGCTTGAATTACTTCGACAATGAGGGGATCATCAAGAAATCGGGAATGGAGCGCTTTATTGCCAGGGCGAATATGGAACAGCGCTTACTGAACAACCGCTTAAAGCTGAACCTGAACTTAACCAACAGCAATACCACGAACGACAGGATTGCGAGTCAGGTGTATAACAATATGTTCACCTATCTGCCTACAGTTGGCGTAAGAAAGGCCGATGGCAGTTTTTCCGAAGACCCTTCCAGAACTACTGGTACCGGGGGATACTACAATCCGGTAGCGCTATTGGAGAACAATACTTATCAAGGCAAGACCAATCTATACCTCATTAACGGCGCGGTTAAAGCGAATATCCTGGATGGTCTTGATTTCAATGCGATGGTTTCTATGCAAAATGAGCAGATCAGCGAAAATCTTTATAACAACAGATATTCGATGTTAAAGCAAGGTTTTAATGGTTATGCAGAGCGATCATCGGTAAAGAATACGCAAAAGGTATTTGAGGGTTATTTCAATTATGATCATCAATTCGGCGACCATGGGCTGAAGCTATTGGCAGGTTATTCCTGGCAGGAAAACCGCAATGGTGATGGCTTCCAGACTTCAGGACAAAACTTTGTTTCCGATGACTTATTATGGAATAACCTGGGATTAGGCAATGGAAATGGTTCCACAGTGGTGAACTATGGCAATACTTACATCTCTACCTTGCGTTTGATCTCATTTTATGGCAGGGCGATCTATGACTATAAAGGGAAATATGTGTTACAGGCTACGGTTAGAAGAGACGGCTCCTCTGCTTTTGGGATCAACAACAGATGGGGTATGTTCCCTTCGGTATCTGGCGCATGGAACATAGACCGCGAAACCTTCATGGAAAACGTATCCTTTGTCAATAGCCTGAAACTGCGTGCAGGTTACGGAGTATCTGGAAATTCTATCGGTTTTGATGCCTACACCGCAAGATTGGTGTATGGTTCACAGAATTATTTTTATTCGAACGGAAAGTGGTTAACCGCCATTGGCCCAACTCAAAATGACAACCCTAACCTGAAATGGGAGCGTACAGCAACCTTGAATATCGGTTTGGACTTTGCCCTTTTCAAGAACAAGCTTTCCGGTTCAATTGATGTATATAACAAAAAGACTACGGATCTTATTGCGCCATACTCGGTGTCTACCACACAGCATCCTTTCAATGTGCTGACGGCAAATGTGGGCGCAATGACCAATAAGGGGATCGAATTTACACTAAACACCAGTCCGGTAAAGACCAGGGATTTTAGCTGGAACACCGCTGTTAACTTCTCTCATAATAAGAACGAAATTACTTCGATCTCCAATGATTTATTCCAGATCAATGAATTCTATACCGCTAATGTTGGTGGAAGAGGTCAATCAGGTGCTTTGGGTTATCAGATCATCAAAGAAGGTTTGCCTTTGGGCTCTTTCTATACTTTAAGGTATGCGGGTAAAGATGCGGATGGCAAATCCATGTTCTACGATAAAAACGGAAATGCCTCTACGGCAAATACGGGATTTGAGAATTTTACGGTAACGGGGTCCGCACAGCCAAAATTATTATATGGCTGGAACAATAGCTTTAAGTACAATCAATTTGATTTCAACTTTTTCATCCGTGGGGTGTATGGAAACCAGATCCTGAATGCCACCCTTGCCGATATGAATGCGCCGATCTATGCCTTTCAGACCAATATTGCAAAGTCAACACTGACGGAATCTATCAAAGACGATAAAGCACAGTTTGTATCTGATCGTTACCTGGAAAGTGGTTCCTACCTGCGGCTGGATAACGCCACATTGGGTTATACTTTTAAGCTAAAGGGGATCAGAAGCCTGCGTGTATATGCTTCCGGCAATAACCTGTTCATCATTACAAAATACAAGGGTGTAGATCCAGAAATCAGTATGGCTGGTCAGACGCCTGGCATCGATTACCGTAATTTTTATCCTAAGACACGCTCGGCAATCTTTGGACTGAACTTCAACCTTTAA
- a CDS encoding FecR family protein, whose translation MKPNKGGQRKLNSKAFIQENFSDQEWESFDSPEALPQEKSEEMQRLVIDNITTKLERKQQVKLKLIGVARYLSAASVILIVGWALVLNFKDVSPAASAIPITAKKNLSPSTLESVWKEVANTGTLAMKYQLPDSSLLTIYPGSSIRFDRQFDQKFRNVYLKGKARFKVNRNPMRPFSVYSGALKTTALGTSFTINTNGHQISVKLHTGKIVVANTSTKKTLAYISSVGSTLLYDPSLKLARVIKAVEPTSYPAEVLKREGSMITMKNLPLQKVLHLLKESYGIRIQSYPAEISTISFTGKVDTGKERAEDVLKLICLINEMTLTKVSEEEFIIQKTNK comes from the coding sequence ATGAAGCCAAACAAAGGAGGACAACGCAAGCTGAACAGCAAAGCGTTCATTCAGGAAAATTTTAGTGATCAGGAATGGGAATCTTTTGATTCCCCAGAAGCGCTGCCTCAGGAGAAATCTGAGGAGATGCAGCGTTTGGTTATTGATAATATCACCACTAAACTAGAAAGAAAGCAGCAGGTAAAATTGAAACTGATCGGGGTAGCCCGATACCTTTCAGCAGCCTCGGTTATTTTAATAGTCGGATGGGCACTGGTACTGAACTTTAAGGATGTTTCTCCTGCAGCTTCAGCAATACCTATTACCGCAAAAAAGAATCTTTCCCCTTCTACTTTGGAAAGTGTCTGGAAAGAGGTAGCCAATACAGGAACACTTGCTATGAAATACCAATTGCCAGATTCCTCCCTGCTGACCATTTACCCAGGTTCCAGCATCAGATTTGACAGGCAATTTGACCAGAAATTCAGAAACGTTTACTTGAAAGGTAAAGCCAGATTCAAGGTGAACCGAAATCCGATGAGACCTTTCAGTGTGTATTCAGGCGCATTGAAGACCACTGCTTTGGGCACCTCCTTTACAATCAATACCAATGGACATCAGATCTCTGTGAAGCTCCACACTGGAAAGATTGTGGTGGCCAACACGAGTACCAAAAAGACGCTGGCTTATATTTCCAGCGTAGGAAGTACACTGCTTTACGATCCATCCTTAAAGCTTGCCAGGGTCATAAAGGCCGTTGAGCCGACTAGTTATCCTGCCGAAGTACTCAAAAGAGAAGGCAGTATGATCACGATGAAAAATCTTCCATTGCAAAAGGTACTCCATCTTTTAAAGGAGAGCTATGGCATTCGTATTCAATCCTATCCAGCGGAGATAAGCACGATCAGCTTTACTGGCAAGGTGGATACCGGAAAAGAGCGGGCAGAAGATGTCCTTAAACTGATCTGCCTGATCAATGAGATGACCCTGACCAAGGTATCCGAGGAAGAATTTATTATTCAAAAAACCAATAAATAA
- a CDS encoding metallophosphoesterase produces MRRRDFVKGTALGVIGASVLAPLQSLAERPETHLETEDIAPRSELNDDYSVHFMAVGDWGRNGADHQKQVATQMGKWASEHPNDFILSLGDNFYPKGVTSEHDPLWHYSFENIYTDFSLQWDWYPILGNHDYISDPDAQVRYSKISRRWKMPSRYYSQEVPLKGGGKVLMVYIDTCPLIPEFHKSEQYQPWVKDQDPEKQLKWLDETLKNAGPDVKWKMVMGHHPIYTVGPRIKNYDTLAVRKVLSEIFERNKVDVYLSGHDHSLQHLSTGGFTQQFISGAGSEVTPVTAGVPYSKFEVAEYGFMYFSIDGNRLNAKIIAHTGENLYETTLRKA; encoded by the coding sequence ATGAGAAGAAGGGATTTTGTAAAAGGGACAGCATTAGGTGTAATAGGGGCGAGCGTACTCGCCCCTTTGCAATCACTGGCAGAAAGACCAGAAACGCATCTGGAAACTGAAGATATTGCGCCCAGAAGTGAGTTAAATGATGATTATTCAGTACACTTTATGGCTGTCGGTGATTGGGGACGCAATGGCGCCGATCATCAAAAGCAGGTCGCCACGCAAATGGGGAAATGGGCCAGCGAGCATCCCAATGATTTTATCCTCTCTCTAGGGGATAACTTTTACCCAAAAGGAGTGACCAGCGAGCATGATCCCCTGTGGCATTATTCTTTTGAAAACATTTATACCGACTTTTCATTGCAATGGGATTGGTATCCAATCCTCGGAAACCATGATTATATCTCTGATCCGGATGCACAGGTCAGATACAGCAAGATCAGCAGAAGGTGGAAGATGCCATCCAGGTATTATTCGCAAGAAGTACCTTTAAAAGGTGGTGGAAAAGTACTGATGGTGTATATTGATACCTGCCCTTTAATTCCTGAATTTCACAAGAGCGAGCAGTACCAGCCATGGGTCAAAGATCAGGATCCTGAAAAGCAGCTGAAATGGTTAGATGAAACCTTGAAAAACGCCGGACCGGATGTGAAATGGAAAATGGTGATGGGACATCATCCGATCTATACCGTTGGCCCAAGGATTAAAAATTATGATACACTAGCCGTAAGAAAGGTGCTTTCTGAGATATTCGAAAGAAACAAAGTGGATGTTTACCTTTCTGGACACGACCATTCCCTGCAGCACCTGAGTACAGGTGGTTTTACGCAGCAGTTTATTTCTGGTGCAGGATCTGAGGTGACACCAGTTACTGCGGGAGTGCCTTATAGCAAATTCGAAGTTGCGGAATATGGTTTTATGTATTTTTCAATAGATGGGAACCGGTTAAATGCAAAGATTATCGCCCATACCGGAGAAAACTTGTATGAAACTACTTTGCGGAAAGCTTAA